One part of the Paramormyrops kingsleyae isolate MSU_618 chromosome 2, PKINGS_0.4, whole genome shotgun sequence genome encodes these proteins:
- the slc6a4b gene encoding solute carrier family 6 member 4b, producing MSPDSSSAPRSLPAQGPPNPAYPANSVPVLTQTDSRDKWSKKMDFLLSVIGFAVDLGNVWRFPYVCYQNGGGAFLIPYILMAVFGGVPLFYMELALGQFHRTGAISIWKHICPIFKGIGFAICVIGLYVSFYYNTIIAWALFYFYSSFTSTLPWTNCDNVWNTINCTNYFGNNNVTWTNFSRSPAEEFYTRNVLEIHNSSGLRNVGGIRWQLLLCLFLIFTIVYFSLWKGVKTSGKVVWVTATLPYVVLLVLLIRGATLPGAWRGVEFYLRPKWEKLLETSVWVDAAAQIFFSLGPGFGVLLALASYNPFTNNCYRDAIVTSLVNCLTSFISGFVIFTVLGYMAEMRKVDVEDVAKDKGPSLLFITYPEAIANMMGSTFFAIIFFVMMITLGLDSTFGGLEAIITAVLDEYPEYLYQRRELFVLGLVTVCFLGSLSTLTNGGAYVVKLLEEFGVSCSIIAVGFLEAVAVSWFYGIKRFSNDVKSMLGYSPGIFWKLCWVAISPAFLAYIIVSSFLHQPPLTLFEYEYPDWSITVGYFIGISSFMWIPIYMVYKLVWTPGSLKQRLAVCLRPERTVPDLQTESLSMTPVP from the exons ATGTCACCGGACTCATCGAGTGCCCCGAGAAGCCTGCCAGCCCAGGGCCCGCCGAACCCGGCTTACCCCGCAAACTCCGTACCTGTGCTAACCCAGACGGACTCCCGGGATAAATGGAGCAAAAAAATGGATTTCCTTTTGTCTGTCATTGGCTTCGCTGTGGATCTGGGAAATGTCTGGAGATTTCCATACGTTTGCTACCAGAACGGAGGCG GGGCCTTCCTCATCCCCTACATACTGATGGCTGTCTTTGGGGGGGTGCCACTCTTCTACATGGAGCTGGCACTGGGGCAGTTCCACAGGACGGGGGCCATCTCCATATGGAAGCACATATGTCCAATTTTCAAAG GAATTGGCTTTGCCATCTGCGTCATCGGGTTGTATGTGTCCTTCTACTACAACACCATCATTGCCTGGGCCCTCTTCTACTTCTACTCGTCCTTCACCAGCACTCTGCCTTGGACCAACTGTGACAACGTGTGGAACACGATCAACTGCACCAACTACTTTGGCAACAACAATGTCACCTGGACCAACTTCTCCAGGTCACCTGCTGAGGAGTTTTACAC GAGAAACGTTCTGGAAATCCACAATTCTTCTGGGCTGCGCAATGTCGGTGGGATCCGCTGGCAGCTCCTGCTCTGCCTCTTCCTCATCTTCACCATCGTTTACTTCAGCCTCTGGAAGGGTGTTAAGACATCAGGGAAG GTGGTGTGGGTCACGGCTACCCTCCCCTACGTGGTGCTTCTCGTCCTGCTCATTCGCGGCGCCACCCTCCCCGGAGCCTGGAGGGGTGTCGAGTTCTACCTGCGGCCCAAGTGGGAGAAGCTCCTGGAGACCAGC GTGTGGGTGGATGCAGCCGCACAGATCTTCTTCTCCCTGGGCCCTGGTTTCGGTGTGCTCCTGGCCCTCGCCAGCTACAACCCCTTCACCAACAACTGCTACCG CGACGCCATCGTGACCAGCCTGGTGAACTGTCTGACCAGCTTCATCTCTGGCTTTGTCATCTTCACCGTGCTGGGCTACATGGCTGAGATGAGGAAGGTGGATGTAGAGGATGTCGCTAAGGATAAGG GGCCCAGCTTGCTCTTCATCACCTACCCAGAAGCCATTGCCAACATGATGGGATCCACATTTTTTGCCATCATCTTCTTCGTGATGATGATCACGCTGGGGTTGGACAGCACG TTTGGTGGACTGGAGGCCATTATCACTGCCGTGTTGGACGAATACCCAGAGTACCTGTACCAGCGGAGGGAGCTCTTTGTACTGGGCCTGGTCACCGTGTGCTTTTTGGGCTCTCTCAGCACCCTTACCAAT GGCGGTGCGTACGTGGTTAAGCTCCTGGAGGAATTTGGTGTCAGCTGCTCCATTATTGCTGTTGGGTTTCTGGAAGCCGTTGCAGTGTCCTGGTTTTACG GTATCAAGAGATTCAGCAATGATGTCAAATCGATGCTGGGCTACTCTCCTGGAATATTCTGGAAATTGTGCTGGGTGGCCATCAGTCCAGCATTTCTAGCG TATATCATCGTGAGCTCCTTCCTGCACCAGCCCCCCCTCACTCTGTTTGAGTACGAGTACCCAGATTGGAGTATCACTGTAGGTTACTTCATTGGCATCTCCTCTTTCATGTGGATCCCCATTTACATGGTGTACAAGCTGGTGTGGACGCCAGGCTCTCTGAAGCAG